A window from Chitinophaga filiformis encodes these proteins:
- a CDS encoding BamA/TamA family outer membrane protein: protein MISILPKARHILPLLFLPLLTKAQMTDDSLARRVILIGDAGELHKDGHNPVIDAVKQRINLQDARNTVLFLGDNIYPLGLPDAGSSRYDEARQILDYQVNLVRNTNTQAIFIPGNHDWKRSKPDGWQTVINQQLYVDSLQLPNVNFLPKDGCPGPEEVHLDNNTTLIIMDTEWWLFPYQKPGSESSCDTKTKEEVLTELNDIVSRNRNKLIIFAAHHPFRSYSIHGGYYTIKQHIFPFTDLKKGLYIPLPLIGSIYPITRGVFGTPEDIPNPIYQSMIRGVEAAIKPHGPAIFVSGHDHTLQLIKDEQNFYVVSGSGAKENRVKKGSKSLFASNENGYTVLEISKSGRVEVKYYTIEKTDAPVYAQQLFSLQDVRSSAIANASPSASQLPATVVMPADSQYTGKTGFHYWLMGRNYRDVWGTPLSFPVLDLNKEKGGLKILKRGGGMQTLSLRLEDKDGKEWVLRSLKKYPAKAVPEALRETVAKDVVQDQISAANPYAPLAVVPLADAAGVHHTNPTFVYLPKDTVLGIYENTFGDDVYLFEEREPDVKGKTLNTPKVLEQLQGDNDNTINQPAVLNARLLDLLIADWDRHDDQWRWAGENGKKAKTQRYFPIPRDRDQAFFVNEGLLPRIASRRWALPNIQGFRPKIRYVEGQNPTAQPFDRSFMNELSEQQWKDISKAFVQRITDSTIRAAVNRFPDTIKAEVAERTYNTLRARRDILEKEALVLYRFLSKHVEVTGSKKDELFTIERLPGGLMDVTVNKINKKGELEQVIYHRTFDPKDTREVRLFGLGGEDKYVVKGDNGSPIKVRIIGGKDIDTYIDSTGSHAGKRIRIYELANRKDSFAMNGNDRRILSSNPDIIRYERTFFRLNYNKLMPLASAAFNADDGLSLGAGFQYTTQGFRKRPFATRHTVLAGHSLGTDAWQFRYLGEFTDVIGNTDLTITASAKAPNNTINFFGFGNESVFDKSKTIRYYRTRFALFNIEPLLNTKLSRNVELYYGPSLTYYSLDKDETAGRIISDFPHNGLDSMSVYRSKSYAGLRLGLKIDTRNNALIPTRGISWNTSLYGSQGLNEDKRNYLQAQTDLSIYTNFHVPTSVVLVTRFGANKIWGDYEYFQAAAIGGVQNLRGYRNYRFTGNAAVYNNVELRIKLFDFRSYLFPASVGLLAFNDVGRVWFPSQKSAIWHDGYGGGVYFTPANLVVLSAVVGRSDEGVLPYITFGFRF, encoded by the coding sequence ATGATTAGCATTTTACCAAAAGCAAGACACATTTTACCCCTCCTCTTCCTGCCACTGCTCACCAAGGCACAGATGACGGACGATAGCCTGGCACGCCGGGTGATCCTCATCGGAGACGCGGGAGAGTTGCACAAAGACGGGCACAATCCTGTCATAGATGCAGTGAAACAGCGAATTAATTTACAGGATGCCAGGAATACCGTACTATTCCTGGGCGACAATATATACCCACTTGGACTGCCCGACGCAGGCTCTTCCAGGTATGATGAAGCCAGGCAGATACTCGACTACCAGGTAAACCTGGTGAGAAACACCAATACACAGGCCATCTTCATTCCCGGTAACCATGACTGGAAACGTTCTAAACCGGATGGATGGCAGACAGTGATCAACCAGCAGCTGTACGTGGACTCCCTGCAACTGCCCAATGTCAATTTCCTGCCTAAAGATGGCTGTCCCGGCCCGGAAGAGGTACACCTGGATAACAATACCACTTTGATCATTATGGATACTGAATGGTGGTTGTTCCCTTACCAGAAACCAGGGTCAGAATCTTCCTGCGACACCAAGACAAAGGAAGAAGTGCTTACTGAACTGAACGACATCGTTAGCCGTAACAGGAATAAACTGATCATCTTCGCAGCACACCATCCCTTCAGAAGTTATAGCATACATGGCGGTTATTATACCATCAAACAGCATATCTTCCCCTTCACTGATCTCAAAAAAGGGCTGTACATCCCTTTACCGCTGATCGGGTCTATCTACCCCATCACCCGCGGTGTATTCGGGACGCCGGAAGATATTCCCAACCCGATCTATCAGTCAATGATCCGGGGAGTGGAAGCGGCTATCAAACCACATGGCCCGGCCATCTTCGTATCAGGTCATGACCATACCCTCCAGCTCATCAAAGATGAACAGAACTTCTACGTTGTAAGTGGCTCAGGCGCCAAGGAGAACAGGGTAAAGAAAGGCAGCAAGTCGCTCTTTGCCAGTAATGAGAACGGCTATACCGTACTGGAAATATCCAAAAGCGGCCGGGTGGAAGTGAAATACTACACAATAGAGAAAACAGATGCCCCCGTATACGCACAACAGCTATTCAGCCTGCAGGATGTCCGTTCCAGCGCTATCGCCAACGCCAGCCCATCTGCCAGCCAGCTGCCAGCTACGGTTGTTATGCCGGCAGATTCACAGTATACCGGTAAGACAGGTTTCCACTACTGGCTGATGGGAAGGAATTATCGTGATGTATGGGGCACCCCGCTCAGTTTCCCGGTTTTAGACCTGAACAAGGAAAAGGGTGGCCTGAAGATCCTGAAACGCGGAGGAGGCATGCAGACACTCTCCCTGCGCCTGGAAGATAAAGATGGCAAGGAATGGGTGCTCCGTTCCCTGAAGAAATACCCGGCCAAAGCAGTACCGGAAGCCTTACGGGAAACGGTTGCCAAAGATGTTGTGCAGGACCAGATCTCTGCCGCCAATCCATACGCCCCCCTGGCCGTAGTGCCACTGGCAGATGCTGCGGGTGTACATCATACCAACCCGACCTTCGTATACTTACCTAAAGATACGGTGCTGGGTATTTATGAAAATACCTTTGGAGACGATGTATACCTGTTTGAAGAAAGAGAACCGGATGTAAAAGGAAAGACACTCAATACACCCAAGGTACTGGAACAGCTGCAGGGGGATAATGATAATACCATCAATCAGCCCGCCGTATTGAATGCACGCCTGCTGGACCTGCTGATAGCAGACTGGGACCGCCACGATGACCAATGGAGATGGGCGGGAGAGAATGGAAAAAAAGCGAAGACGCAAAGATATTTTCCTATCCCCCGCGACCGTGACCAGGCATTCTTCGTAAATGAAGGCCTGCTTCCCCGTATTGCCTCCAGGCGCTGGGCACTGCCGAATATACAGGGCTTCCGGCCAAAGATCAGGTATGTAGAAGGACAAAACCCTACTGCACAACCATTTGACCGCTCCTTTATGAACGAACTGAGTGAGCAGCAATGGAAAGATATTAGCAAGGCCTTCGTACAGCGTATTACCGATTCCACTATCAGGGCTGCGGTAAACCGCTTCCCGGATACGATCAAAGCTGAAGTGGCAGAGCGTACTTACAATACACTGAGAGCACGCCGCGATATACTGGAAAAAGAAGCGCTTGTATTATACCGATTCCTGTCCAAACACGTGGAAGTGACCGGTAGTAAAAAGGATGAGTTGTTCACCATTGAACGTCTGCCAGGCGGATTGATGGACGTAACAGTTAACAAGATCAACAAAAAAGGCGAACTGGAACAGGTGATCTATCACCGTACATTCGACCCTAAAGATACCCGTGAAGTAAGGCTGTTCGGCCTCGGCGGAGAAGACAAATATGTGGTGAAGGGAGATAACGGCTCGCCTATCAAGGTGCGCATCATCGGTGGTAAGGATATAGATACTTACATCGATAGTACCGGCAGCCATGCCGGCAAGCGTATCCGCATCTATGAACTGGCCAACAGGAAAGACAGCTTCGCCATGAACGGCAACGACAGGAGGATCCTTTCTTCCAATCCTGACATCATCAGGTATGAACGTACCTTCTTCCGCCTGAACTACAACAAGCTGATGCCGCTGGCATCTGCCGCATTTAACGCGGATGATGGTCTGTCACTGGGCGCCGGCTTCCAGTATACCACACAAGGCTTCCGCAAACGCCCGTTCGCTACACGGCATACCGTGCTGGCAGGCCACTCGCTGGGTACCGATGCATGGCAGTTCCGTTACCTGGGCGAGTTCACCGATGTGATCGGCAATACTGACCTCACCATTACAGCCAGCGCGAAAGCACCTAATAACACGATCAACTTTTTCGGCTTTGGCAACGAATCAGTGTTTGATAAGTCAAAGACCATCCGCTACTATCGTACACGTTTCGCACTGTTCAACATCGAGCCTTTACTGAATACCAAATTATCAAGGAATGTAGAACTGTATTATGGACCATCACTCACTTACTACAGCCTTGACAAAGACGAAACAGCAGGACGTATTATTTCGGATTTTCCTCACAATGGCCTGGATTCCATGTCCGTTTACCGGTCAAAGTCTTATGCCGGTCTGCGCCTGGGATTAAAAATAGATACCCGTAACAATGCCCTGATACCAACAAGAGGTATCAGCTGGAATACTTCTCTGTATGGTAGCCAGGGATTAAATGAAGACAAACGTAATTATCTGCAGGCGCAAACAGACCTGAGCATTTATACAAACTTCCATGTGCCTACCAGTGTTGTGCTGGTAACCCGTTTCGGTGCGAATAAGATCTGGGGCGATTACGAATACTTTCAGGCAGCGGCCATCGGTGGTGTTCAGAACCTCAGGGGTTATCGTAATTATCGTTTTACAGGCAATGCAGCGGTATACAACAATGTTGAGCTGCGTATTAAACTGTTTGATTTCCGTTCTTACCTCTTCCCTGCCAGTGTGGGCCTGCTTGCCTTCAACGATGTAGGGCGCGTATGGTTCCCCAGCCAGAAATCAGCCATATGGCATGATGGTTATGGCGGCGGCGTATATTTCACCCCTGCTAATCTCGTCGTGCTTTCAGCAGTAGTAGGCCGTTCTGACGAAGGCGTGCTACCATATATCACTTTCGGGTTCAGGTTCTGA